The following coding sequences lie in one Alloacidobacterium dinghuense genomic window:
- a CDS encoding DNA/RNA non-specific endonuclease, translating into MAPTSLPDISSRFTFRNWMQGNYFFKEAAGELGVPGRVATHRDVKAQRDLAGGSGDHAGHMIGVQFGAPGGIENMGLQNANMNTFAPKRLQEAFRGHGGSYHDLESEWARKLKDGYRITVTIQDKYRLDEERPFVRWVQWVETTPKGKQQAAQTLDFGNFSSPQLRAARGEQPGPITNGGKGAQVISLFGPRR; encoded by the coding sequence ATGGCGCCAACATCACTACCGGATATCAGCAGCAGATTCACCTTTCGCAACTGGATGCAGGGAAATTATTTCTTCAAAGAGGCGGCGGGTGAATTGGGTGTGCCGGGTAGAGTGGCGACACATCGCGACGTGAAGGCGCAGCGCGACCTTGCCGGTGGATCGGGCGACCACGCGGGGCATATGATCGGGGTGCAGTTCGGGGCGCCTGGCGGCATCGAGAACATGGGCTTGCAGAATGCAAACATGAATACTTTTGCGCCGAAGCGGCTGCAGGAGGCATTTCGCGGACACGGCGGCAGCTATCACGATCTTGAGTCTGAGTGGGCTCGCAAGCTAAAGGATGGCTATCGCATCACGGTCACGATTCAAGATAAATACAGACTCGACGAAGAGCGCCCGTTTGTGCGCTGGGTGCAGTGGGTCGAGACGACTCCGAAGGGCAAGCAACAGGCGGCGCAAACGCTCGACTTCGGCAACTTCAGTTCCCCTCAATTGCGCGCAGCCAGAGGCGAGCAACCGGGCCCGATCACGAATGGCGGCAAAGGCGCGCAGGTTATTTCTCTATTCGGGCCGCGGCGCTGA